In Erigeron canadensis isolate Cc75 chromosome 7, C_canadensis_v1, whole genome shotgun sequence, one DNA window encodes the following:
- the LOC122609532 gene encoding uncharacterized ATP-dependent helicase C29A10.10c — MSSKGKPLFDLNEPATEDDEETDDVVLFFQPQRAIPSTTHTSDLFIKTTNSPRRIINNNAFSHASSVSGFQPFVRPKVVQATENIVHASENVVNTSDNVVQASENVVHSSANLGQASENVVHMSENVVPAAEIEERKRPIDVGSVADKEEGEWSDAEGSSPPEKLTPSHDDKSEVKPMAVFIDQRDSDVAVNTSSIVDVKDEHSNHVSSGLNGDSIDRKSSDSQEDSLVAPKQKDVKGVEAIHALKIANNAAKRPKIDHQKEAMLGKKRSRQTMFLNLEDVKQAGTIKTSTPRRQNFPPPVTTRIVKDKQIQTPIIKDENGSVVESSDAKSEFNNGDMNSGILGHPKRSNSSMELSAEDKLISNQRQSVMKLTKNAQVPGRKTVPLVSQTSVDPKAGVKKLPSKKPLTVTNQYQDTSVERLIREVTNEKFWQHPEEAELQCVPGSFESVEEYVKVFEPLLFEECRAQLYSTWEELTETPSRDLHAMVRIKSVERRERGWYDVILLPTNECRWNFKEGDVAVLSTPRPGTVISKRSSSSTTGEVTEVSGRVAGTVRRHIPIDTRDPTGAILHFYVGDSYDSNSMIDDDHILRKLHPKGIWFLTVLGALATTQREYVALHAFRRLNSQMQTAILQPSPELFPKYEEQAPTMPDCFTTNFVEHLHRTFNGPQLSAIHWAATHTAAGTTNGSTKRQEPWPFTLVQGPPGTGKTHTVWGMLNVIHLVQYQHYYTALLKKLAPESYKQATESLSSDNVSNGSIDEVLQSMDQNLFRTLHKLCPKPRMLVCAPSNAATDELLTRVLDRGFIDGEMKVYRPDVARVGVDSQTRAAQAVSVERRTEQLLVKSRDEVYGWMHQLRGREAQLSQQIASLQRELSAAAFTGRSQGSVGVDPDVLVARDQSRDLLLQNLAAVVENRDKVLVEMSRLFILEGRFRSGGNFNLEEARASLEASFANEAEVVFTTVSSSGRKLFSRLTHGFDMVVIDEAAQASEVGVLPPLALGAARCVLVGDPQQLPATVISKAAGTLLYSRSLFERFQQAGCPTMLLSVQYRMHPQIREFPSRYFYQGRLTDSESIANLPDELYYKDPMLKPYIFYDITHGRESHRGGSVSYQNIHEAQFCLRLYQHLQKSAKSLGIAKVSVGIITPYKLQLKCIQREFDEVLKSEEGKDLYINTVDAFQGQERDVIIMSCVRASNHGVGFVADIRRMNVALTRAKRALWVMGNASTLIQSDDWAALIADAKTRECYMDMDLIPKDFMGQKVPPLSYSPPQARFSNMRSLKRPSSRHRSYDHMDSRPGTPSEDDEKTYSSFAPRNGNYRPFKTPMEGSLDDFDQSGDRSREAWQHGIQKRPNSTPVAGKRDS, encoded by the exons ATGAGTTCTAAAGGAAAGCCGTTGTTTGATCTTAATGAACCGGCTACCGAGGATGATGAAGAGACTGATGATGTTGTCCTCTTCTTCCAACCTCAAAGGGCAATTCCGTCAACTACACATACTTCGGATTTATTTATTAAGACAACTAATAGTCCCCGTAGAATAATAAACAACAATGCGTTTTCTCATGCATCTTCTGTTTCAGGGTTTCAGCCTTTTGTTAGACCCAAAGTAGTACAAGCGACTGAAAATATAGTACACGCGTCTGAAAATGTAGTAAATACGTCTGACAATGTAGTGCAAGCATCTGAAAATGTAGTACACTCATCTGCAAATTTAGGGCAAGCGTCTGAAAATGTAGTACACATGTCTGAAAATGTAGTACCGGCGGCTGAAATTGAAGAACGAAAGAGGCCAATTGATGTCGGATCAGTTGCTGATAAAGAAGAAGGTGAGTGGTCTGATGCCGAGGGCAGTAGTCCACCTGAAAAGTTGACTCCTTCTCATGATGATAAGTCAGAGGTGAAACCAATGGCGGTTTTTATAGATCAAAGGGATTCTGATGTGGCGGTTAATACCTCTTCAATTGTTGATGTGAAGGATGAACATAGTAATCATGTATCTTCAGGACTTAATGGCGATTCAATTGATAGGAAAAGTAGTGATAGTCAAGAAGATTCTCTGGTGGCACCAAAACAAAAGGATGTCAAAGGGGTTGAAGCAATTCATGCTTTGAAGATTGCAAATAACGCGGCTAAACGTCCTAAAATTGACCATCAAAAAGAAGCAATGTTGGGGAAAAAACGTAGCAGGCAAACCATGTTTCTTAATTTGGAAGATGTTAAACAAGCAGGAACCATTAAAACTTCAACTCCTAGAAGGCAGAACTTTCCACCACCTGTCACAACCCGTATTGTGAAAGATAAACAGATTCAGACACCTATAATAAAAGACGAAAATGGCAGTGTTGTGGAGTCCAGTGATGCTAAGTCTGAATTTAACAATGGTGACATGAATTCTGGAATTTTAGGGCATCCGAAGAGGTCAAATAGTAGTATGGAACTTAGTGCGGAGGATAAGTTAATTTCTAATCAGAGGCAGAGTGTAATGAAGCTGACAAAGAATGCACAAGTTCCGGGTAGAAAGACTGTTCCGTTAGTTAGTCAGACTTCTGTTGACCCGAAAGCAGGAGTTAAAAAACTTCCTTCCAAGAAGCCCTTGACCGTCACGAATCAATATCAGGATACATCGGTGGAACGGCTAATTCGTGAGGTGACGAACGAGAAGTTCTGGCAGCATCCAG AGGAGGCAGAGCTTCAGTGTGTTCCTGGAAGCTTTGAATCAGTCGAAGAATACGTTAAAGTATTTGAGCCCTTGCTTTTTGAGGAATGTCGGGCACAGCTCTACAGTACATGGGAGGAATTAACTGAAACACCGTCTAGAGATTTGCATGCAATGGTTCGTATCAAAAGTGTTGAGAGACGCGAAAGAG GTTGGTATGATGTAATACTTTTACCTACAAATGAATGCAGATGGAACTTTAAAGAAGGCGACGTGGCAGTTCTCTCCACCCCTAGACCGGGAACAG TCATATCGAAGAGAAGCAGCAGCTCAACTACTGGGGAGGTAACTGAGGTTAGCGGACGGGTGGCAGGCACTGTGAGGCGACACATACCAATAGATACTCGAGATCCTACCGGGGCGATTCTTCACTTTTATGTTGGGGATTCATATGATTCAAACAG CATGATCGATGATGATCATATTCTAAGAAAATTACACCCGAAAGGGATATGGTTTTTAACTGTTCTTGGTGCTCTTGCTACAACTCAAAGAGAATATGTTGCACTGCATGCATTTCGTAGACTCAATTCACAG ATGCAAACCGCAATTCTTCAACCGAGCCCAGAGTTATTCCCCAAATATGAAGAACAGGCGCCTACAATGCCCGATTGTTTTACAACGAACTTTGTTGAACATTTACACCGGACCTTCAATGGTCCACAATTGTCGGCAATTCACTGGGCTGCAACCCATACTGCAGCTGGTACGACAAATGGGTCAACCAAGAGGCAAGAACCATGGCCCTTTACTCTGGTCCAAGGTCCACCTGGAACTGGAAAGACTCATACAGTGTGGGGAATGCTGAATGTTATACATCTTGTCCAATATCAGCATTATTATACTGCTTTGCTTAAAAAACTAGCACCCGAAAGTTACAAGCAAGCAACAGAGAGTCTATCTTCTGATAATGTCTCAAATGGGTCAATTGATGAAGTTCTCCAAAGCATGGATCAGAACCTATTTCGTACCCTTCACAAACTCTGCCCAAAACCAAGAATGTTAGTTTGTGCACCTTCAAATGCTGCAACCGATGAGCTGCTTACACGTGTTCTTGATCGTGGCTTCATTGATGGTGAGATGAAAGTTTACCGGCCTGATGTGGCTCGAGTTGGAGTTGATTCACAAACACGGGCCGCTCAGGCGGTGTCAGTTGAGCGCAGGACTGAGCAACTTTTGGTGAAAAGTCGAGATGAAGTTTACGGGTGGATGCACCAGTTAAGAGGCCGTGAAGCTCAATTGTCTCAACAAATAGCTTCACTTCAAAGAGAACTCAGTGCTGCTGCTTTCACGGGGCGGTCCCAAGGTTCAGTGGGCGTGGACCCGGATGTTCTTGTGGCCCGTGATCAGAGTCGAGACTTGTTGTTACAAAATCTAGCGGCTGTGGTTGAGAACCGGGATAAAGTTCTAGTTGAAATGTCTCGTCTTTTTATATTAGAAGGACGGTTTCGTAGTGGAGGGAACTTCAATTTAGAGGAAGCGCGTGCTAGTCTGGAAGCAAGTTTTGCTAATGAAGCCGAGGTTGTCTTCACTACGGTTTCAAGTAGTGGCCGGAAGCTTTTCTCACGGCTAACCCATGGGTTTGACATGGTGGTCATTGATGAAGCTGCTCAAGCCAGTGAAGTAGGAGTGCTGCCTCCTCTTGCTCTTGGTGCAGCTCGATGTGTTCTTGTGGGGGATCCACAACAACTTCCTGCAACTGTTATAAGTAAAGCTGCTGGAACTTTGCTATACAGTAGAAGTCTTTTTGAGAGATTTCAACAAGCAGGCTGCCCTACAATGTTGCTTTCCGTTCAATACCGAATGCACCCTCAAATTAGAGAATTTCCATCCCGATACTTTTACCAAGGTCGCCTGACTGATAGTGAAAGTATTGCTAATTTACCTGATGAATTATATTACAAGGATCCAATGTTAAAGccttatatattttatgatattacCCATGGCCGTGAGTCGCATCGGGGTGGGTCAGTTTCCTATCAGAACATACACGAAGCACAGTTTTGTCTTCGGTTATATCAACATCTTCAAAAAAGTGCAAAGTCTTTAGGCATAGCTAAAGTGTCGGTGGGCATAATTACCCCTTATAAGCTGCAATTGAAATGTATTCAGCGGGAGTTTGATGAAGTTTTGAAGTCTGAAGAAGGAAAGGATCTTTATATTAATACCGTTGATGCATTCCAAGGGCAAGAACGTGATGTTATTATTATGTCATGTGTGCGTGCTTCGAATCATGGTGTGGGTTTTGTTGCTGATATTCGTCGAATGAATGTTGCTCTCACACGTGCAAAAAGGGCACTTTGG GTTATGGGGAATGCAAGTACTCTGATTCAGTCAGATGATTGGGCTGCACTAATTGCTGATGCAAAGACCAGGGAATGTTACATGGATATGGACTTGATTCCTAAAGATTTTATGGGACAAAAGGTGCCACCTTTATCATACAGTCCACCACAGGCTAGGTTTTCTAACATGAGGAGTTTGAAGAGACCTAGTTCAAGACACAGATCATATGACCACATGGATTCCAGGCCAGGCACACCATCAGAAGATGATGAGAAAACATACTCATCTTTTGCTCCAAGGAATGGTAATTACCGCCCTTTTAAGACACCCATGGAAGGATCCCTCGATGATTTTGATCAGTCAGGTGACCGTTCAAGAGAGGCATGGCAACATGGTATTCAAAAGAGACCAAATTCAACCCCGGTTGCAGGTAAACGAGACTCATGA